In Musa acuminata AAA Group cultivar baxijiao chromosome BXJ2-10, Cavendish_Baxijiao_AAA, whole genome shotgun sequence, a genomic segment contains:
- the LOC103999855 gene encoding uncharacterized protein LOC103999855 isoform X2 yields the protein MDVDSERWVHCSVARTRSRLPSFSALSSPVEGSLLLRILWSMAAPRVEDVIAFLTARGFSAAAAALRDDLLSSRSPGDAAGDLNLDLDLDVGSALPPLRLPPPSRGGGGEDALPSAASSSSDAFLSLGSSPSELLNPYGVWSPGRARSDDESTDMHSEFGTAREYNSYWYDDQYGGSRNDHFFVRTDSGRLRSEDKFIMSTEGEEQLRKRDNLDFSANDHRYEHDDDGCEGCAEIYSSPFPICDCCRGSKMHDNDEVAEMIRSSSSAVYGRYQILDDQTERLDEFGEDEFQLRRVSEQTVTIVSASDLFHDRIQPEEKESPELGLPEKELRMLDNNVVNASIDSTNCNLICNKDPKGDSYNKEVIFVNETDEEVLQKRNYSTPPFEEKAFKQGANDACGFNDCGTIDREFQDSGTADLKGEDDINDDVHLYSTCEDELEVFDLRIIHRKNRTGYEENKDFPIVLKSVVAGRYYVTEYLGSAAFSKVVQAHDLHTGMDVCLKIIKNDKDFFDQSLDEIKLLKHVNKHDPSDEHHLLRLSDYFYHQEHLFIVTELLRSNLYEFQKYNRESGDEEYYTLPRIQAIARQCLEALEFLHHLRIIHCDLKPENILIKSYSRCEIKVIDLGSSCFETDNLFLYVQSRSYRAPEVILGLPYDQKIDIWSLGCILAELHTGDEGDQVEYLIPEKSSLSHQLQSSDAKFIDFLSYLLQINPRRRPTASEALEHEWLSFSYQ from the exons ATGGACGTCGACAGTGAAAGATGGGTTCACTGCAGCGTCGCGAGAACACGATCCCGCCTTCCATCTTTCTCCGCTCTCTCCTCCCCCGTCGAAGGCAGCCTGCTGCTTCGAATCCTATGGTCCATGGCGGCGCCGCGGGTGGAGGATGTGATCGCCTTCCTCACGGCGCGCGgcttctccgccgccgccgccgccctgcGCGACGACCTCCTCTCGAGCCGCTCCCCCGGCGACGCCGCGGGCGACCTCAACCTCGATCTCGACCTCGACGTCGGATCCGCGCTCCCGCCACTAAGGCTTCCGCCGCCGTCCCGTGGTGGAGGGGGCGAGGACGCGCTGCCCAGCGCCGCCTCCAGCTCCTCGGATGCGTTCCTCAGCCTTGGCTCTTCCCCATCTG AGCTTCTCAATCCCTATGGAGTCTGGTCACCAGGTCGAGCAAGATCGGATGACGAGTCAACCGATATGCACTCAGAATTTGGGACTGCCCGAGAGTATAATAGCTACTGGTATGATGACCAGTATGGAGGATCTCGCAATGATCATTTCTTTGTGAGGACCGACTCTGGCAGATTGCGTAGTGAGGACAAATTCATCATGTCCACAGAGGGGGAGGAGCAGTTGAGGAAGCGAGACAATCTTGATTTTTCAGCGAATGATCATAGGTATGAGCATGATGATGATGGTTGCGAAGGATGTGCTGAGATTTACAGCTCTCCGTTCCCTATTTGCGATTGCTGCCGTGGATCGAAGATGCATGACAATGACGAGGTTGCGGAAATGATTAGGAGCTCGAGTTCAGCTGTTTATGGCCGCTATCAGATATTAGATGACCAGACGGAGAGGTTGGATGAATTTGGGGAGGATGAGTTTCAATTGAGAAGGGTATCTGAGCAGACTGTGACTATTGTTTCTGCAAGTGATCTCTTTCATGACAGAATCCAACCTGAAGAGAAGGAAAGCCCCGAATTGGGTTTACCGGAGAAGGAACTGCGGATGCTTGATAATAATGTAGTTAATGCTAGTATCGATTCCACAA ACTGTAATCTTATATGCAATAAAGATCCCAAGGGAGATTCATACAATAAAGAAGTAATTTTTGTCAATGAGACGGATGAGGAGGTGCTACAAAAAAGAAATTACAGTACACCACCATTTGAAGAGAAAGCTTTCAAACAAGGTGCTAATGATGCCTGTGGATTCAATGATTGTGGAACAATTGATAGAGAATTCCAAGACAGTGGAACCGCTGACcttaaaggagaggatgatattAACGATGACGTTCATCTTTACAGTACTTGTGAGGATGAGCTGGAAGTTTTCGACTTGAGAATAATTCATCGTAAAAACAG GACCGGCTATGAGGAAAATAAAGATTTTCCAATTGTTTTGAAGTCAGTTGTGGCAGGCAGATATTATGTCACAGAGTATCTTGGTTCAGCTGCATTTAGCAAAGTTGTTCAGGCACATGATCTCCACACAGGAATGGATGTGTGCCTTAAAATAATAAAGAATGATAAGGATTTTTTTGACCAGAGTTTGGATGAGATTAAACTCCTCAAGCATGTTAATAAACATGACCCTTCTGACGAGCACCACTTATTGCGCCTTTCTGACTACTTCTATCATCAG GAACATCTTTTCATTGTCACAGAATTGCTCCGATCCAACCTGTATGAATTTCAGAAATATAATCGTGAATCTGGCGATGAAGAGTATTATACATTGCCCAGAATACAG GCTATAGCTCGACAATGTCTGGAGGCATTGGAGTTCCTGCATCATTTAAGGATAATTCATTGTGATTTGAAACCTGAGAATATTCTTATCAAGAGCTATAGCAGATGTGAAATTAAGGTTATTGACCTTGGAAGCAGTTGCTTTGAGACAGACAACTTATTCTTATATGTCCAGTCTCGTTCTTATAGGGCCCCTGAAGTTATTCTAGGACTCCCCTATGATCAAAAGATTGATATATGGTCTCTTGGTTGCATCCTGGCTGAGCTTCACACTGGTGAT